A single region of the Streptomyces sp. NBC_01803 genome encodes:
- a CDS encoding ABC transporter permease produces the protein MTQLTAPPAPPRGTAQEPPRARRVAAGIGAALALAGTAWVYQTALALDLGIPALLLTFVVSVPLVLLAAAAVRSRRPRGGVALLIPAVAFVSVFLMLPALVIVAYALATQRGFGGVEFGLSFANFGRSVNDITLGAFWRTLGLAAAGTALTILAGLPLAYWLARFAGPRLRMWGMALIMLPFLTSFLVRTYAFLIVLSDQFPVLRGLRRLGLLSEDATLLGSPTAVLIGLTYTYLPLFVLPAFSALERMDWSLIRAASDLGSPRWKAFLQITLPLSLPGLTTGALLVFVPMAGDYLVPQILGGGRVDLMGNLISRAFLEEQNYPSGAALALLMTAALSVLTLLQLRTSRRSRTLHG, from the coding sequence CGCCCTCGCCGGCACTGCCTGGGTCTACCAGACGGCGCTCGCCCTCGACCTCGGCATCCCCGCGCTGCTGCTCACCTTCGTCGTGTCGGTCCCGCTGGTGCTGCTCGCCGCCGCGGCCGTGCGCAGCAGGCGCCCCCGTGGCGGGGTCGCGCTGCTGATACCGGCGGTCGCGTTCGTCTCCGTCTTCCTGATGCTGCCGGCCCTGGTCATCGTGGCGTACGCGCTCGCCACCCAACGCGGCTTCGGCGGCGTCGAGTTCGGCCTGTCCTTCGCGAACTTCGGCCGGAGCGTGAACGACATCACGCTCGGGGCGTTCTGGCGGACCCTCGGGCTGGCCGCCGCCGGCACGGCGCTGACCATACTGGCCGGGCTACCGCTGGCGTACTGGCTCGCCCGGTTCGCCGGGCCGCGGCTGCGGATGTGGGGGATGGCACTCATCATGCTGCCCTTCCTGACATCGTTCCTGGTCCGCACCTACGCGTTCCTCATCGTGCTGTCCGACCAGTTCCCGGTGCTGCGCGGCCTGCGACGGCTGGGCCTGCTCAGCGAGGACGCCACGCTGCTGGGGAGCCCGACCGCCGTGCTGATCGGCCTCACCTACACCTACCTGCCGCTGTTCGTGCTGCCCGCCTTCTCCGCTCTGGAACGTATGGACTGGTCCCTGATCCGGGCGGCGAGCGACCTCGGCTCACCGCGCTGGAAGGCGTTCCTCCAGATCACGCTCCCGCTCAGCCTGCCGGGCCTGACGACCGGCGCGCTGCTGGTGTTCGTCCCGATGGCGGGCGACTACCTGGTGCCGCAGATCCTCGGCGGCGGGCGCGTGGACCTCATGGGCAACCTCATCAGCCGCGCCTTCCTGGAGGAGCAGAACTACCCGAGCGGCGCGGCCCTCGCCCTGCTGATGACGGCCGCGCTGTCCGTGCTGACCCTGCTCCAGCTCCGCACGAGCAGACGCTCAAGGACCCTCCATGGCTGA
- a CDS encoding ABC transporter permease yields MADHTTGGSARDRRAVRRLLTAYSLAVYLFLFFPLVITAVYAFNAGEIVPLWEGWSVRWFRAAAGNDGIREAIALSLAIGLGSAAISVVLGTAAALGLAGRGRRSGPLQAFLILGLVVPELMLAIGLLLYFDQANTPLGRGPMMVSHSLFGIALVMMTVRARLSRLPMGLELASADLGATRWATFRQVTLPQLYPAILAGGLLAFTFSFDDVILSQFLAGSGNTTWPLYILASLRTGLSPEVNAAATLVFGGTVLLLAGCGGLLRLAAARGKRAADANPLS; encoded by the coding sequence ATGGCTGACCACACCACCGGCGGCAGTGCCCGGGACCGGCGCGCGGTGCGCCGCCTGCTCACCGCGTACAGCCTCGCCGTCTACCTCTTCCTCTTCTTCCCCCTGGTCATCACCGCGGTCTACGCCTTCAACGCGGGCGAGATCGTCCCGCTGTGGGAGGGCTGGTCGGTGCGCTGGTTCCGCGCCGCCGCGGGGAACGACGGCATCCGCGAGGCCATCGCACTCTCGCTGGCCATCGGCCTTGGTTCGGCGGCGATCTCCGTGGTGCTCGGCACCGCGGCCGCCCTCGGCCTCGCCGGGCGGGGGCGCCGGTCCGGGCCGCTCCAGGCGTTCCTGATCCTCGGCCTCGTCGTCCCCGAACTGATGCTGGCCATCGGCCTCCTGCTCTACTTCGACCAGGCGAACACGCCCCTCGGCCGGGGCCCGATGATGGTCTCGCACTCCCTGTTCGGCATCGCGCTGGTGATGATGACCGTGCGCGCCCGGCTGTCCCGGCTGCCCATGGGCCTCGAACTGGCGAGCGCGGACCTCGGCGCCACCCGGTGGGCGACCTTCCGGCAGGTGACGCTGCCGCAGCTCTACCCGGCGATCCTCGCCGGCGGGCTGCTCGCGTTCACCTTCTCCTTCGACGACGTGATCCTGTCCCAGTTCCTCGCCGGCTCGGGCAACACCACCTGGCCGCTGTACATCCTCGCCTCACTGCGCACCGGCCTGTCGCCCGAGGTCAACGCCGCGGCCACGCTCGTATTCGGCGGCACCGTGCTGCTGCTCGCCGGATGCGGCGGCCTGCTGCGCCTCGCGGCGGCCCGCGGAAAACGCGCCGCCGACGCCAACCCCCTCTCCTAG
- a CDS encoding ABC transporter substrate-binding protein gives MKLHTQHPPTHLRVLCTPAHARRLSTHLSTGLSRRRFLLAAGAGTATATLSGCFSAGEEQTTGSDVESGQPIEDALLLANYADYVSEENLRLFTEAEGPRVTLETYVTGVELISKMDTGGAEYDIVVPGPAEVVMLRERGLLAEINRDLIPNLANLPSSYEENDYDPGNRFTIPKNVGLASFWYRPSAVPDENPQNLLDCFEMISRHPDARVNFFAGAREVFAIALAALDRDIATTDPADIQAAKELLISVQPHIDSFGADEVSLGSAGEIDICLGYNGYAHLINQARPEDPVTFVLPTGSTEYFMNVWAIPTNAPHPVAAHRWINMMLEPEAAGREMDFTGYLVPVTGAERFADPALIADPVVSVTPEQLARWQVNIPTPESVSLQTEAFNEFRAA, from the coding sequence ATGAAGCTCCACACCCAGCACCCCCCCACCCACCTCCGCGTCCTGTGTACCCCAGCCCACGCCCGAAGACTCAGCACCCACCTCAGCACCGGGCTGAGCCGGCGTCGTTTCCTGCTCGCCGCGGGCGCCGGCACGGCCACGGCCACCCTCTCCGGCTGTTTCTCCGCGGGCGAGGAGCAGACCACCGGCTCCGACGTCGAGTCCGGGCAGCCCATCGAGGACGCCCTGCTGCTGGCCAACTACGCCGACTACGTCAGTGAGGAGAACCTGCGGCTGTTCACCGAGGCGGAGGGCCCCCGGGTCACCCTGGAGACCTACGTCACCGGCGTCGAGCTGATCTCCAAGATGGACACCGGCGGCGCGGAGTACGACATCGTGGTGCCCGGCCCCGCCGAGGTGGTCATGCTGCGCGAACGCGGCCTGCTGGCCGAGATCAACCGCGACCTGATCCCGAACCTGGCCAACCTTCCCTCCTCGTACGAGGAGAACGACTACGACCCGGGGAACCGCTTCACCATCCCGAAGAACGTCGGCCTCGCCAGCTTCTGGTACCGGCCCTCGGCGGTGCCCGACGAGAACCCGCAGAACCTCCTCGACTGCTTCGAGATGATCTCCCGCCACCCCGACGCCCGGGTCAACTTCTTCGCCGGCGCCCGCGAGGTGTTCGCCATCGCGCTCGCCGCCCTCGACCGGGACATCGCCACCACCGATCCGGCCGACATCCAGGCCGCCAAAGAGCTGCTGATCTCGGTCCAGCCGCACATCGACTCGTTCGGCGCCGACGAGGTCAGCCTGGGCAGCGCCGGCGAGATCGACATCTGCCTGGGCTACAACGGCTACGCGCACCTCATCAACCAGGCCAGGCCCGAGGACCCGGTGACGTTCGTGCTCCCGACCGGCAGCACCGAGTACTTCATGAACGTCTGGGCCATCCCCACCAACGCACCGCACCCGGTGGCCGCCCACCGCTGGATCAACATGATGCTGGAGCCCGAAGCGGCTGGCCGGGAGATGGACTTCACCGGCTACCTGGTCCCGGTCACCGGCGCCGAACGCTTCGCCGACCCCGCGCTGATCGCTGACCCCGTGGTCAGCGTCACCCCCGAGCAGCTCGCCCGCTGGCAGGTCAACATCCCGACCCCCGAGTCCGTCAGCCTCCAGACCGAGGCATTCAACGAATTCCGCGCCGCATGA
- a CDS encoding glycoside hydrolase family 13 protein: protein MTTTLPAAATGPATAAKPPWWADAVLYQIYIRSFADADGDGVGDLRGIRSRLGHLRALGVDGIWLTPCYPSSGADGGYDVSDYCAIDPELGSLDEFAALVADAERAGLRVVIDLVPNHTSSDHPWFREAVAAPPGSAARARYLFRPGRGADGELPPNDWTSVFGGPAWTRLPDDEWYLHLYDRAQPDLNWRHPEVRAEFHRILRFWLDRGVAGFRIDCAHSLLKHPDLPDVGADAPPVPGTASFPNHPQGDRDEVHEIYRDWHRVLAAYPGDRVLVAEAWVSGLDRLARYVQPDELSQAFNFDFVSAGWDAEAFRVVIGDTLTHLGAVGAPATWVLSNHDVVRHPTRYGGGAAGLRRARAAALLMLALPGNAYLYQGEELGLAEVTDLPEEVLRDPAWERSGHTDRGRDGCRVPMPWRTAGPSLGFGSGPGWLPQPAAWAGLSAEAQEQDPGSTLELYRTALSLRRTEKSLGGTGPLRWLPSPGGSLAFARDPGLVCVTTFATPGPVPVPAYGEVLLSSGPLTDPTLLPPDTTVWYRTTA, encoded by the coding sequence ATGACCACCACCCTCCCGGCCGCCGCCACCGGACCGGCCACCGCGGCGAAGCCCCCCTGGTGGGCGGACGCCGTCCTCTACCAGATCTACATCCGCAGCTTCGCCGACGCGGACGGCGACGGCGTCGGCGACCTGCGCGGCATCCGGTCGCGCCTCGGCCACCTGCGCGCGCTCGGGGTGGACGGCATCTGGCTCACGCCGTGCTACCCGTCGTCCGGCGCGGACGGCGGCTACGACGTGTCCGACTACTGCGCCATCGACCCCGAGCTGGGCTCGCTCGACGAGTTCGCCGCGTTGGTCGCCGACGCGGAACGAGCCGGCCTGCGGGTGGTGATCGACCTGGTGCCCAACCACACCTCCAGCGATCACCCGTGGTTCCGGGAGGCGGTCGCCGCGCCGCCCGGCTCCGCGGCCCGGGCCCGTTACCTCTTCCGCCCCGGGCGCGGCGCGGACGGTGAACTCCCCCCGAACGACTGGACGTCCGTGTTCGGCGGGCCGGCCTGGACCCGGCTGCCGGACGACGAGTGGTACCTGCACCTCTACGACCGGGCACAGCCGGACCTGAACTGGCGGCACCCGGAGGTACGGGCGGAGTTCCACCGAATCCTGCGGTTCTGGCTGGACCGGGGCGTGGCCGGCTTCCGCATCGACTGCGCGCACAGCCTGCTCAAGCACCCCGACCTGCCGGATGTCGGCGCCGACGCGCCGCCCGTGCCCGGCACCGCGAGCTTCCCGAACCACCCGCAGGGCGACCGGGACGAGGTCCACGAGATCTACCGCGACTGGCACCGGGTGCTGGCCGCGTACCCCGGGGACCGGGTGCTGGTGGCCGAGGCATGGGTGTCGGGCCTGGACCGCCTCGCCCGGTACGTGCAGCCGGACGAGCTCAGCCAGGCGTTCAACTTCGACTTCGTCTCGGCCGGTTGGGACGCCGAGGCGTTCCGCGTGGTGATCGGTGACACGCTGACCCACCTCGGCGCGGTCGGCGCGCCCGCCACCTGGGTGCTGTCCAACCACGACGTGGTGCGGCACCCCACGCGCTACGGCGGGGGCGCGGCCGGACTGCGCCGGGCGCGCGCCGCGGCCCTGCTGATGCTGGCGCTGCCTGGCAACGCCTACCTCTACCAGGGCGAGGAGCTGGGCCTGGCCGAGGTCACCGACCTGCCGGAGGAGGTACTGCGCGACCCCGCCTGGGAACGCTCCGGCCACACCGATCGGGGCCGGGACGGCTGCCGGGTCCCGATGCCGTGGCGCACGGCCGGCCCGTCCCTCGGCTTCGGCTCGGGTCCGGGCTGGCTCCCGCAGCCCGCGGCCTGGGCGGGCCTGTCGGCCGAAGCGCAGGAGCAGGACCCCGGCTCCACCCTGGAGCTCTACCGGACGGCGCTGTCGCTGCGCCGGACGGAGAAGTCCCTGGGCGGCACCGGACCGCTGCGCTGGCTGCCGTCCCCCGGCGGCTCCCTGGCGTTCGCCCGCGACCCCGGCCTGGTGTGTGTGACCACCTTCGCCACGCCGGGCCCGGTTCCGGTCCCGGCCTATGGCGAAGTCCTGCTCAGCAGCGGGCCGTTGACCGACCCCACCCTCCTCCCGCCGGACACGACCGTCTGGTACCGCACCACCGCCTGA
- a CDS encoding glycoside hydrolase family 36 protein: MGTMREIAAIPVDPRRALVYEHGWQSWSPTAAYRLGARPHRPVSDPVRVMNYRPDRIPPPDAFWGEGLLAADPGDGGPIRVFAAPDATGPIPSIRADVRGARLIISADATQGPVTATCDNGPGGLDGALARWADGFAARSGAARPRPAPSIWCSWYHYFTQVTEADIDENVAAMDALGLPVNVVQIDDGYQAEIGDWLIPSGRFASLPDLVARIRDAGRRAGIWVAPFLAAPQSRLAREHPDWLVGGATAGFNEDWGSEVAAVDVTHPAAAEYLFSVFATLRTLGIDFFKIDFIYAGALDGRRHDPTATGLDAYRSGLRLIREAIGPDAYLLGCGAPILPSVGLVDAMRVSPDTGPNPDPDHGDMSQPAQRAATLTGRWRAWQDGRFWINDYDCLLARPAVPGRTEWAAHLQRFRGLPGSGDRLHDLDPWGLATTRELLTSR, encoded by the coding sequence ATGGGCACCATGCGAGAGATCGCCGCGATCCCCGTCGACCCCCGACGCGCGCTGGTCTACGAGCACGGCTGGCAGTCGTGGAGCCCGACGGCGGCCTACCGCCTCGGTGCCCGCCCGCATCGGCCGGTCTCGGATCCGGTCCGGGTGATGAACTACCGCCCGGACCGGATCCCGCCGCCGGACGCGTTCTGGGGCGAGGGCCTGCTGGCCGCCGACCCCGGGGACGGCGGCCCCATCCGGGTCTTCGCCGCGCCCGACGCGACGGGCCCGATCCCGTCGATCCGCGCCGACGTCCGCGGCGCACGCCTCATCATCTCCGCCGACGCCACTCAGGGCCCCGTGACCGCGACCTGTGACAACGGGCCGGGCGGCCTGGACGGCGCCCTCGCCCGCTGGGCCGACGGCTTCGCGGCCCGCTCCGGCGCCGCCCGGCCGCGCCCGGCGCCGTCCATCTGGTGCTCCTGGTACCACTACTTCACCCAGGTCACCGAGGCCGACATCGACGAGAACGTCGCGGCCATGGACGCCCTCGGCCTCCCCGTGAACGTGGTCCAGATCGACGACGGCTACCAGGCGGAGATCGGCGACTGGCTGATCCCCTCCGGCCGGTTCGCCTCGCTGCCCGACCTGGTGGCCCGCATCCGGGACGCCGGCCGCCGGGCGGGCATCTGGGTGGCCCCCTTCCTCGCCGCCCCGCAGTCCCGGCTGGCCCGCGAGCACCCCGACTGGCTGGTCGGCGGCGCGACCGCCGGCTTCAACGAGGACTGGGGCAGCGAGGTCGCGGCCGTCGACGTGACCCACCCGGCGGCAGCCGAGTACCTGTTCTCCGTCTTCGCCACCCTCCGCACCCTGGGCATCGACTTCTTCAAGATCGACTTCATCTACGCCGGCGCCCTGGACGGCCGCCGCCACGACCCCACGGCCACCGGCCTCGACGCCTACCGTTCCGGCCTCCGCCTGATCCGCGAAGCGATCGGCCCCGACGCCTACCTGCTCGGCTGCGGCGCACCGATTCTCCCCAGCGTCGGCCTGGTCGACGCCATGCGCGTCAGCCCCGACACCGGGCCCAACCCCGACCCCGACCACGGCGACATGTCCCAGCCCGCCCAACGCGCCGCCACCCTCACCGGCCGCTGGCGCGCCTGGCAGGACGGCCGCTTCTGGATCAACGACTACGACTGCCTCCTCGCCCGCCCGGCCGTGCCCGGCCGCACGGAATGGGCCGCCCATCTCCAGCGCTTCCGCGGCCTGCCGGGCAGCGGCGACCGCCTGCACGACCTGGACCCCTGGGGGCTGGCCACCACCCGCGAGCTGCTGACCAGCCGATGA